The Limnochorda sp. LNt genome includes a region encoding these proteins:
- a CDS encoding lysylphosphatidylglycerol synthase transmembrane domain-containing protein — MPSVRRNLLVATLLTIVTLAALLGLTWRPESWRHLTALRPLTIAVSLALVAGTWAVGGLRTWALARALGYRPSLLTSLRASLVGTMTSGLTPFSSGGGPAEAAVLSKEASLPYSVAMAAVTATGIVNQSVLLLVSAAVLFSPLPLPGLPAVRTALRWAILVYAAGLVGVVAALLRLQWLAGPVEAVLTRVGRVMPRVAARARAARMKTRRFLIGMADALRTVLQSRPTAILAVGAVYLVYYVLLFAVGALLAASLGAEIPAPVLVLAQFPLLLLGGLIPTPGASGGLEAAMAAMVAPHLPDGAVGIFVGAWRLLTFYTTLVAGLVATGLSLRPRTGRSQHTPRPVREG, encoded by the coding sequence ATGCCATCCGTACGCCGCAATCTCCTGGTCGCGACGCTGCTGACCATCGTCACCCTGGCCGCGCTGCTGGGCCTGACCTGGCGCCCCGAGAGCTGGCGTCACCTGACCGCCCTGCGCCCGCTCACCATCGCCGTATCGCTGGCTCTGGTCGCCGGGACATGGGCAGTGGGAGGCTTGCGAACGTGGGCGCTGGCACGGGCCCTAGGCTACCGGCCGTCGCTTCTCACTTCCCTCAGGGCCTCCCTGGTGGGCACGATGACGTCCGGCCTGACGCCTTTCTCGAGCGGGGGCGGCCCGGCAGAGGCGGCGGTGCTCTCCAAGGAGGCGTCCCTCCCCTACTCCGTGGCCATGGCCGCGGTGACGGCGACAGGCATCGTCAACCAGAGCGTCCTGCTGCTGGTCTCGGCGGCCGTCCTCTTCAGCCCGTTGCCGTTACCCGGGCTGCCGGCGGTACGCACGGCGCTCCGTTGGGCCATCCTCGTCTACGCCGCTGGCTTGGTGGGGGTCGTCGCCGCGCTGTTGCGCCTGCAGTGGCTGGCCGGCCCCGTCGAGGCCGTTCTGACCCGGGTCGGGCGGGTGATGCCACGGGTCGCGGCCCGGGCGAGGGCCGCCCGGATGAAGACCCGGCGTTTCCTCATCGGCATGGCCGACGCGCTCCGCACCGTGTTGCAGAGTCGCCCCACAGCCATCCTGGCGGTCGGAGCCGTCTACCTGGTCTACTACGTGTTGCTCTTCGCTGTCGGCGCCCTGCTGGCCGCCAGCCTGGGCGCCGAGATCCCGGCGCCGGTGCTGGTGCTGGCTCAGTTCCCCCTCCTGCTGCTGGGCGGCCTCATCCCGACCCCGGGGGCATCGGGCGGCCTGGAGGCGGCCATGGCAGCCATGGTGGCGCCTCACCTGCCCGACGGGGCTGTCGGCATCTTCGTCGGGGCGTGGCGGCTGCTGACCTTCTACACGACGCTGGTGGCCGGTCTGGTAGCCACCGGCCTGAGCCTGCGGCCTCGTACCGGGCGATCCCAGCATACCCCCCGCCCCGTCCGTGAAGGGTAG
- a CDS encoding type III pantothenate kinase: protein MLLAIDVGNTTTGVGVFEGDRLTHHWWLTTLRERTADELGLTVLNLMRLDRLSPRRLQGAAISSVVPSQTEPWQEACRRFFGVEALVVGPGVDAGVEVAYRIPEELGADRIVNAAAARHLYGAPVVVVDFGTATTFDVVDAHGRYLGGAIAPGVGISAEALFEHAARLPRVPLSRPPSAIGRTTAESVQSGIVFGFAGQVDALVRRIARELGVRPRVVATGGLAPLIAPESETIEEVNPVLTLVGLRLVLERQQGR from the coding sequence TTGCTCCTGGCCATCGATGTGGGCAACACTACCACGGGAGTCGGCGTCTTCGAGGGGGACCGCCTGACGCATCACTGGTGGCTGACCACCCTGCGGGAGCGCACCGCGGACGAGCTGGGGCTGACCGTGCTCAACCTGATGCGCCTGGACCGCCTCTCGCCCCGGCGCCTCCAGGGAGCCGCCATCAGCTCCGTGGTGCCCTCCCAGACGGAGCCGTGGCAGGAGGCCTGTCGGCGATTCTTCGGGGTCGAGGCGCTGGTGGTGGGACCGGGGGTCGACGCAGGGGTCGAGGTCGCCTACCGAATCCCCGAGGAGCTCGGCGCCGACCGCATCGTCAACGCCGCCGCCGCCCGGCATCTGTACGGGGCGCCGGTGGTGGTGGTCGACTTCGGCACGGCTACGACCTTCGATGTGGTAGACGCCCACGGCCGCTACCTCGGCGGCGCCATCGCCCCGGGCGTCGGCATCTCCGCCGAAGCCCTCTTCGAGCATGCGGCCCGCCTGCCTCGGGTCCCGCTCAGCCGGCCGCCCTCGGCCATCGGGCGCACCACTGCCGAGAGCGTGCAGTCCGGCATCGTCTTCGGCTTCGCCGGTCAGGTGGACGCCCTGGTCCGTCGCATCGCACGGGAGCTCGGCGTCCGGCCCCGGGTGGTGGCGACGGGCGGGCTGGCGCCCCTCATCGCGCCGGAGAGCGAGACCATCGAGGAGGTCAATCCCGTCCTGACCCTGGTCGGCCTGCGACTGGTGCTCGAGCGCCAGCAGGGGCGATGA
- a CDS encoding metallopeptidase family protein, translated as MVTLREFRRMVAEALDRLPPELLEGLDGGVLVLEEARRHGDALPDVYILGEYVDDPHGLGRYVVLYYGSFRAILGDADVKALRHEIEETIRHELRHHLESLAGVDDLDEEDWRELQAWRAEARLRRLGLRRGEGAPRRLRWPGRDPT; from the coding sequence ATGGTCACCCTCAGAGAGTTTCGCAGGATGGTGGCGGAGGCCCTCGATCGACTGCCGCCCGAGCTGCTGGAGGGCCTCGACGGCGGGGTGCTGGTCCTGGAGGAGGCACGCCGCCACGGGGACGCCCTGCCGGACGTCTACATCCTGGGGGAGTACGTGGACGACCCCCACGGCCTGGGCCGCTACGTCGTCTTATATTACGGGTCGTTTCGGGCCATCCTGGGAGATGCGGACGTGAAAGCGTTGCGACACGAGATCGAGGAGACCATCCGCCACGAGCTCCGCCATCATCTGGAAAGCCTCGCAGGGGTCGACGACCTGGACGAGGAGGACTGGCGAGAGCTGCAGGCCTGGCGGGCCGAGGCACGACTGCGGCGACTGGGCCTGCGCAGGGGGGAGGGGGCGCCCCGACGTCTGCGGTGGCCGGGCCGGGATCCCACTTGA
- a CDS encoding LacI family DNA-binding transcriptional regulator, protein MPRRKRNQSGAGGPVTLDDVAKAAGVSKATVSRVINGKSCVRPHVRERVLKAVRKLNYHPNAVARALATRRTGQMGLLLALPSSMPGYGLGLIQGIEAVLRREQMHLVLHVMDAQQAQWDPPSSVTQRQVDGLIVGGDLRGADWLKALASERLPVVVLGDEYPEGLAFSAVTLDWMTPSSQAVERLVAAGHRRIGAIIPGGRWGDQVRGGIERALQAAGLGPEAAVVVKVETSELKNGTAHAAGYDAIRRILERAPTALYVAHEALVPGVLHALKEARLSVPQDLALVVWGHGSSGEQAMSLTAVTVNREQMGRMAALMLLDLLKDPSRPPVQLAITPSLVVRESCGTRERPAQRAAYSLA, encoded by the coding sequence ATGCCGCGACGCAAGCGCAACCAGTCCGGTGCCGGGGGGCCCGTGACCCTTGACGACGTGGCCAAGGCGGCTGGCGTCTCCAAGGCCACGGTCTCACGGGTCATCAACGGCAAGTCGTGCGTGAGGCCCCACGTGCGGGAGCGCGTCCTCAAGGCGGTGCGCAAGCTCAACTACCATCCCAACGCCGTGGCGAGGGCCCTGGCGACCCGTCGTACCGGCCAGATGGGGCTCTTGCTGGCCCTGCCGTCGTCCATGCCCGGGTACGGCCTGGGGCTCATCCAGGGCATCGAGGCGGTGCTGCGGCGCGAGCAGATGCACCTGGTGCTGCACGTCATGGACGCCCAGCAGGCGCAGTGGGACCCACCCTCGTCGGTCACCCAGCGCCAGGTCGACGGCCTCATCGTCGGCGGCGACCTGCGGGGGGCCGACTGGCTCAAGGCGCTGGCCAGCGAGCGGCTGCCCGTAGTCGTGCTGGGTGACGAGTATCCCGAGGGGCTGGCCTTCAGCGCGGTGACCCTGGACTGGATGACGCCCTCCTCCCAGGCGGTGGAGCGGCTGGTGGCGGCCGGGCACCGGCGCATCGGCGCCATCATCCCCGGCGGGCGCTGGGGCGACCAGGTGCGGGGAGGCATCGAGCGGGCGCTCCAGGCGGCCGGGCTGGGCCCCGAGGCGGCCGTCGTGGTCAAGGTGGAGACCAGCGAGCTCAAGAACGGCACCGCTCACGCCGCAGGATACGACGCGATACGCCGCATCCTGGAGCGGGCCCCGACCGCGCTGTACGTCGCCCATGAGGCCCTGGTGCCCGGTGTCCTGCACGCGCTGAAGGAGGCGCGGCTGTCGGTGCCTCAGGACCTGGCGCTGGTCGTCTGGGGTCACGGCTCGTCCGGCGAGCAGGCCATGAGCCTGACCGCCGTCACCGTCAACCGCGAGCAGATGGGACGCATGGCGGCGCTGATGCTGCTGGACCTGCTGAAGGATCCCTCCCGGCCGCCGGTGCAGCTGGCCATCACCCCGAGCCTGGTCGTCAGGGAGAGCTGCGGGACGAGGGAGCGCCCGGCCCAGCGGGCGGCCTACTCGCTGGCCTGA
- a CDS encoding phosphoglucomutase/phosphomannomutase family protein has translation MSIRFGTDGWRAVIADQFTFANVRLVAQAIADYLRDAGLDRRDVLVGYDTRFMAEHFADEVASVLAGNGIAVGLATTDVPTPALAHAVVQQRAAGAVMLTASHNPPVYLGIKFIPEYGGPAQSDVTAAIEQHIRRLLRETASGQMAVRTLDLAQARRQGLVQPIEPRLEYLEHVLGVVGTARLPRRLEVVYDAMYGTGRGYVPDALDSLGVRSHPLHAVRDPLFGGGAPEPTGEHLEELIQAIRRRPGCLGIATDGDADRFGVVDEDGTYLSANQVLTVVADYLLRVRAMRGSVVRTVATTHRLDALATEHGVELHEVPVGFKHVAAVMRRESVTLGGEESGGLSIAGHIPEKDGILAVLLVTRIWAESGQSLTRLLSAIHERVGPAYSRRVDMPAGEEAKRRVLERLASRPPEQWAGRRVERVSTLDGVKVWLEGGSWWLLRASGTEPLMRLYLEAPERQLLDRMEREVRAELERLVAG, from the coding sequence GTGTCCATCCGGTTCGGCACCGACGGATGGCGAGCCGTCATCGCCGACCAGTTCACCTTCGCCAACGTCCGTCTCGTGGCCCAGGCCATCGCCGACTACCTGCGGGACGCCGGCCTGGACCGGCGAGACGTGCTGGTCGGCTACGATACCCGTTTCATGGCCGAGCACTTCGCCGACGAGGTGGCCTCCGTCCTGGCCGGCAACGGCATCGCGGTGGGCCTCGCCACCACCGACGTGCCGACGCCGGCTCTGGCCCATGCGGTGGTGCAACAGCGCGCGGCCGGTGCCGTGATGCTGACCGCCAGCCACAACCCGCCCGTCTACCTGGGCATCAAGTTCATCCCCGAGTACGGCGGGCCCGCTCAGTCCGACGTCACCGCCGCCATCGAGCAGCACATCCGGCGCCTGTTGCGGGAGACGGCCAGCGGGCAGATGGCGGTGCGCACCCTCGATCTCGCTCAGGCCCGCCGGCAGGGGCTCGTGCAGCCCATCGAGCCGCGGCTGGAGTACCTGGAGCACGTCCTCGGGGTGGTGGGCACCGCCCGGCTGCCGCGCCGGCTCGAGGTCGTCTACGACGCCATGTACGGCACGGGACGCGGCTACGTGCCCGACGCCCTCGACAGCCTCGGCGTGCGCAGCCATCCCCTCCACGCGGTGAGGGACCCGCTGTTTGGGGGCGGCGCGCCGGAGCCGACCGGCGAGCACCTGGAGGAGCTGATCCAGGCGATCCGTCGCCGCCCTGGCTGCCTGGGAATCGCCACGGACGGGGATGCCGACCGCTTCGGCGTCGTCGACGAGGACGGGACGTACCTGTCGGCCAACCAGGTGTTGACCGTGGTGGCCGACTACCTCTTGCGGGTGCGGGCCATGCGGGGCAGCGTCGTGCGGACCGTGGCCACCACCCACCGGCTCGACGCGCTGGCGACCGAGCACGGCGTCGAGCTGCACGAGGTGCCGGTCGGTTTCAAGCACGTCGCCGCCGTCATGCGGCGAGAGAGCGTCACGCTGGGGGGCGAGGAGAGCGGCGGGCTGAGCATCGCCGGGCACATCCCGGAGAAGGACGGCATCCTGGCGGTGCTGCTGGTCACCCGCATCTGGGCCGAGAGCGGCCAGTCCCTCACCCGCCTCTTGTCGGCCATCCACGAGCGGGTGGGGCCTGCCTACAGCCGACGCGTCGACATGCCAGCAGGGGAGGAGGCCAAGCGCCGGGTGCTGGAGCGACTGGCGTCACGTCCCCCCGAGCAGTGGGCGGGGCGCCGGGTCGAGCGGGTCTCGACGCTGGACGGCGTCAAGGTGTGGCTGGAGGGGGGTTCCTGGTGGCTGCTGCGGGCCTCGGGCACGGAGCCCCTGATGCGGCTCTACCTCGAGGCGCCCGAGCGGCAGCTGCTGGACCGGATGGAGCGGGAGGTGCGAGCCGAGCTGGAGCGGCTGGTCGCAGGCTGA
- a CDS encoding 23S rRNA (pseudouridine(1915)-N(3))-methyltransferase RlmH, producing the protein MAHIWIVAVGRMRQRNLAQVMETYLDRTARLGLPVRVVEVREGGPARGDVDPATVVKEEGRRLQGVSLPSRLWRVALDERGWLPEGSQVFAHWLEQRLATADVAFFVGGAWGLDAELVARCDERLSLSPLTMAHELARLVLAEQLYRAATLWRGVRYRK; encoded by the coding sequence GTGGCGCACATCTGGATCGTCGCCGTGGGGCGCATGCGCCAGCGCAACCTCGCCCAGGTGATGGAGACGTACCTGGACCGCACGGCGCGGCTGGGGCTACCCGTCCGCGTGGTCGAGGTGCGGGAGGGCGGACCGGCCCGGGGCGACGTCGACCCTGCCACCGTGGTCAAGGAGGAAGGCCGACGGCTGCAAGGGGTCTCCCTCCCATCACGCCTGTGGCGGGTGGCGCTGGACGAGAGGGGCTGGCTGCCCGAGGGGAGCCAGGTCTTCGCCCACTGGCTGGAGCAGCGTCTGGCCACGGCTGACGTGGCCTTCTTCGTCGGGGGGGCCTGGGGCCTCGACGCCGAGCTGGTGGCGCGATGCGACGAGCGGCTCTCCCTTTCGCCGCTGACGATGGCGCACGAGCTGGCCCGACTGGTCCTGGCCGAACAGCTCTACCGTGCCGCCACCCTCTGGCGGGGGGTGCGCTACCGCAAGTAG
- a CDS encoding redox-sensing transcriptional repressor Rex — MRWKKISDAVVRRLPLYLRVLEEAYHSGDVKLMSSQELGERAGVSPALVRKDLAWFGEFGKQGVGYEVRYLREELRKILNLDREIRVAVIGVGSLGHALVRYNQQRYREDQHFNLHVVALFDADPAKIHTRLDGLMIHPIDTLAEVTRREGLQMAIVTVPASAAQQVVDRCVEAGIRAILNFAPAKLTVPEGVHLANADVSLELQRLAYYLGE, encoded by the coding sequence ATGCGCTGGAAGAAGATCTCCGACGCCGTGGTGAGGCGCCTGCCGCTGTACCTGCGCGTTCTGGAGGAGGCGTACCATAGCGGCGACGTCAAGCTGATGTCCTCCCAGGAGCTGGGGGAGCGTGCCGGGGTCAGCCCCGCGCTGGTTCGCAAGGACCTAGCATGGTTCGGCGAGTTCGGCAAGCAGGGGGTCGGCTACGAGGTCCGCTATCTGCGCGAGGAGCTCCGCAAGATCCTCAACCTCGATCGGGAGATCCGGGTCGCGGTCATCGGGGTGGGCAGCCTCGGCCATGCCCTCGTCCGATACAACCAGCAACGCTATCGTGAGGATCAGCACTTCAACCTGCACGTCGTGGCGCTCTTCGACGCCGACCCTGCCAAGATCCACACCCGGCTCGACGGCCTGATGATCCATCCCATCGACACTCTCGCCGAGGTGACGCGCCGGGAGGGGCTGCAGATGGCCATCGTCACGGTGCCGGCCTCGGCGGCCCAGCAGGTGGTGGACCGCTGCGTCGAAGCGGGCATCCGCGCCATCCTCAACTTCGCTCCGGCCAAGCTGACCGTGCCCGAGGGCGTCCACCTGGCCAACGCCGACGTCAGCCTGGAGCTGCAGCGCTTGGCCTACTACCTGGGCGAGTGA
- a CDS encoding ubiquinone/menaquinone biosynthesis methyltransferase, translating into MGRQRGVGDGAALTLDKLGVPKDREGRERYVREMFDSISHRYDLLNRLLSFGQDVLWRKAAAALACGDGVERVLDVATGTGDLALEVARRLGSRGRVVGVDFALGMMRVGLAKIEREGMAARVRMVGGNGLALPFGDGAFDAATTAFAARNVADLPGFFRELRRVVRPGGRVVCLELSHPSPALWRWLYELYFYHAVPRIGRLFIGRSGPYEYLPGSLTDFPDPVRLASVMAAAGLSRVRYRLELGGIAAIHVGEVPQPADG; encoded by the coding sequence GTGGGGCGGCAGCGAGGGGTGGGCGACGGCGCGGCGCTGACGCTGGACAAGCTGGGCGTCCCCAAGGACCGCGAGGGCCGCGAGCGGTACGTGCGCGAGATGTTCGACAGCATCTCGCACCGCTATGACCTGCTCAATCGCCTGCTCAGCTTCGGGCAAGACGTGCTCTGGCGCAAGGCGGCCGCTGCCCTGGCCTGCGGCGACGGGGTGGAGCGGGTGCTGGACGTCGCCACCGGCACCGGCGACCTGGCCCTGGAGGTGGCGAGGCGGCTGGGCTCCCGCGGTCGGGTGGTGGGGGTCGACTTCGCACTGGGCATGATGAGGGTAGGCCTGGCCAAGATCGAGCGAGAGGGCATGGCGGCGCGGGTGCGGATGGTGGGCGGCAACGGCCTGGCTCTGCCGTTCGGGGACGGCGCCTTCGATGCGGCGACGACCGCCTTCGCAGCCCGCAACGTGGCGGACCTGCCGGGCTTCTTCCGAGAGCTGCGCCGGGTGGTGCGCCCGGGCGGCCGGGTGGTCTGTCTCGAGCTGTCGCACCCATCCCCCGCTCTGTGGCGGTGGCTCTACGAGCTCTACTTCTACCATGCCGTGCCCCGGATCGGTCGCCTCTTCATCGGCCGCTCGGGACCCTACGAGTACCTGCCCGGCTCCCTGACCGACTTTCCCGATCCGGTTCGGCTGGCCTCGGTGATGGCCGCCGCGGGCCTGAGCAGGGTGCGATACCGCCTCGAGCTGGGCGGCATCGCTGCCATCCACGTCGGGGAGGTGCCCCAGCCTGCAGACGGTTGA
- a CDS encoding polyprenyl synthetase family protein, which yields MLAATEPLGARTSLHLLQAGGKRIRPVVTLLAGRALGAPDDAVVPIAAAAEMIHMATLVHDDVIDGAHSRRGRPTVNAIWGDYPAVLTGDFMLARAMSIIVDHGHPRVLKVMSDMIYEMCEGEIAQHEAKGRLDLTEQEYLRRIGKKTARFFQACSESGALLAGASPAQVRAMGQFGYNLGMAFQVVDDLLDMTGDERAMGKPVGSDLAQGVLTLPVIYLLQRAEYRDRVASRLQVLPPSPQDIQAILQLVRHNGALHYTQGVAGQYARKAVESLAAIPPGEASDLLREMVGALGARSR from the coding sequence GTGCTGGCCGCCACCGAGCCGCTGGGGGCCAGGACGTCCCTGCACCTGCTCCAGGCGGGCGGCAAGCGCATCCGGCCGGTCGTGACGCTCCTGGCGGGGAGGGCCCTCGGCGCTCCGGACGACGCGGTGGTGCCCATCGCCGCCGCCGCCGAGATGATCCACATGGCCACCCTCGTGCACGACGACGTCATCGATGGGGCGCACAGTCGCCGGGGCCGGCCCACCGTCAACGCCATCTGGGGCGACTACCCGGCCGTGCTGACGGGCGACTTCATGCTGGCCCGGGCGATGAGCATCATCGTGGATCACGGGCACCCGCGGGTGCTCAAGGTGATGTCCGACATGATCTACGAGATGTGCGAGGGCGAGATCGCCCAGCACGAGGCCAAGGGGCGCCTGGACCTGACCGAGCAGGAGTACCTGCGGCGCATCGGCAAGAAGACGGCTCGCTTCTTCCAGGCCTGCTCGGAGAGCGGGGCACTGCTGGCCGGGGCGTCACCGGCCCAGGTGCGGGCCATGGGGCAGTTCGGCTACAATCTGGGCATGGCCTTCCAGGTGGTCGACGACCTGCTGGATATGACCGGCGACGAGCGCGCCATGGGCAAGCCGGTGGGCTCCGACCTCGCGCAGGGCGTGCTGACCTTGCCCGTCATCTACCTGCTCCAGCGAGCGGAGTACCGGGACCGGGTCGCCAGCCGGTTGCAGGTGCTCCCGCCCTCTCCCCAAGACATCCAGGCCATCCTGCAACTGGTGCGGCACAACGGCGCGCTGCACTACACGCAGGGGGTGGCGGGGCAGTACGCCCGCAAGGCGGTCGAGTCGCTGGCGGCGATCCCGCCGGGCGAGGCATCGGACCTGCTCCGGGAGATGGTGGGGGCGCTCGGCGCCCGGAGCCGGTAG
- the tatA gene encoding twin-arginine translocase TatA/TatE family subunit — protein sequence MFNIGPAELLVILLLALIIFGPGKLPEVGRALGRTINEFRRATQEPTSPPASSSSAPAASASDAGKTGATERGEAGPTGSPDAGTPAHRAASASGAGSEPVRREPQGTSGA from the coding sequence ATGTTCAACATCGGTCCAGCCGAGCTGCTGGTCATCTTGCTGCTGGCCCTGATCATCTTCGGGCCGGGCAAGCTGCCCGAGGTAGGGCGGGCGCTGGGGCGGACCATCAACGAGTTTCGCCGGGCGACCCAGGAGCCCACCTCGCCACCGGCCTCCTCCTCGTCCGCTCCGGCTGCCTCTGCGTCGGATGCGGGCAAGACGGGTGCGACCGAGCGCGGCGAAGCCGGGCCCACCGGATCGCCGGACGCGGGCACGCCGGCCCACCGGGCCGCCTCGGCCAGCGGGGCAGGGTCAGAGCCGGTGCGGCGTGAGCCCCAAGGCACGAGCGGTGCGTGA
- the tatC gene encoding twin-arginine translocase subunit TatC codes for MSPKARAVRERTGAAERLGGWRWRRRLPGAEMTLPEHLEELRYRLLVSLAALAAGFMVGWRATPHVLDVLRGEAGRLVVVTPAEAFVTYLRVAFTVGLAVASPIIVAQIWLFVVPGLYPAEIALAARIGPAAAVLFAAGLAFGSAVVFPIAMRFLLGQAGSGVVAALSASRVLNFALGLVLPFGVVFQLPLAAYVAGRLGLVEPTSLARLRRWAVLLAFVVGAVLTPPDVISQVLMSVPLVVLYEVAIVTARWGARVRARGPLADGVRSEAS; via the coding sequence GTGAGCCCCAAGGCACGAGCGGTGCGTGAGCGGACCGGTGCCGCCGAGCGCCTCGGTGGCTGGCGATGGCGCCGGCGGTTGCCCGGCGCCGAGATGACGCTGCCCGAGCACCTCGAGGAGCTTCGATACCGCTTGCTGGTGTCGCTGGCGGCCCTGGCGGCAGGCTTCATGGTGGGGTGGAGGGCGACCCCCCACGTGCTCGATGTGCTGCGGGGCGAGGCCGGGCGCCTGGTGGTGGTGACGCCGGCGGAGGCCTTCGTCACCTACCTGCGGGTAGCCTTCACGGTGGGGCTGGCGGTGGCCTCCCCCATCATCGTGGCGCAGATCTGGCTCTTCGTCGTGCCGGGCCTCTATCCGGCGGAGATCGCACTGGCCGCCCGGATCGGGCCGGCGGCGGCGGTGCTCTTCGCGGCCGGCCTGGCCTTCGGATCGGCCGTCGTCTTTCCCATCGCCATGCGCTTCCTGCTGGGACAGGCGGGGTCCGGCGTGGTGGCGGCCCTGTCGGCGAGCCGGGTGCTCAACTTCGCGCTGGGGCTGGTGCTGCCGTTCGGCGTCGTCTTCCAGCTGCCCCTGGCCGCCTACGTGGCGGGTCGGTTGGGGCTGGTGGAGCCGACCAGTCTGGCGAGGTTGCGGCGCTGGGCGGTGCTGCTGGCCTTCGTGGTGGGGGCGGTCCTGACGCCACCCGACGTGATCTCGCAGGTACTGATGTCCGTGCCGCTGGTGGTGCTGTACGAGGTCGCGATCGTGACCGCCCGATGGGGTGCCCGGGTCAGAGCCCGCGGACCCCTTGCGGATGGAGTACGGAGCGAGGCGAGCTGA
- the tatC gene encoding twin-arginine translocase subunit TatC, with protein MSQPPQESPWEQLAQYLRRSPLVHRFEAIRRYLGAALIVFVAAATAAFSLAPAVLQDMQRRMPGSDELVMLAPAEGFLVRIKVALAMGAATAVPLVMLGVWAAATRGRPRGRRLVTFLAIPVSLGLFGLGAWFAYGWIVPAALRFLLGFAADRLEAMISVNSYVNFILSIVVPFGLVFQLPLLVFFLARLGILRHRTLAERRGFAVVGIAALAAALTPGPDVFSQLLMAIPLVVLYEVSIWVAWLAAPRARRRESDPAWRPS; from the coding sequence ATGTCGCAACCGCCACAGGAGAGCCCGTGGGAGCAGCTGGCCCAATACCTGCGGCGCTCTCCCCTGGTGCACCGCTTCGAGGCCATCCGGCGTTACCTGGGCGCCGCCCTGATCGTCTTCGTGGCGGCCGCCACCGCGGCTTTCTCGTTGGCGCCCGCGGTGCTGCAAGACATGCAGCGCCGGATGCCGGGCAGCGACGAGCTGGTCATGCTGGCCCCGGCCGAGGGCTTCCTCGTGCGGATCAAGGTGGCGCTGGCCATGGGGGCCGCGACGGCGGTGCCGCTGGTCATGCTGGGGGTGTGGGCCGCCGCCACCCGCGGGCGCCCCCGGGGGCGGCGGCTCGTGACGTTCCTGGCCATCCCCGTCTCGTTGGGGCTGTTCGGCCTCGGCGCCTGGTTCGCCTACGGGTGGATCGTGCCGGCGGCGCTGCGCTTCCTGCTGGGATTCGCCGCCGACCGTCTCGAGGCCATGATCTCCGTCAACAGCTACGTCAACTTCATCCTCTCCATCGTGGTGCCCTTCGGACTGGTCTTCCAGCTCCCCCTGCTGGTCTTCTTCCTGGCACGGCTCGGCATCTTGCGGCACCGGACCCTGGCGGAGCGCAGGGGCTTCGCCGTGGTGGGCATCGCCGCGCTGGCCGCCGCGCTGACCCCGGGGCCCGACGTCTTCTCCCAGCTGTTGATGGCCATCCCCCTGGTGGTGCTGTACGAGGTGAGCATCTGGGTGGCCTGGCTGGCCGCGCCCCGCGCCCGGCGCCGGGAGAGCGATCCGGCGTGGCGTCCCTCCTGA